Proteins from a single region of Pseudodesulfovibrio portus:
- a CDS encoding NADH-quinone oxidoreductase subunit D, with amino-acid sequence MSAYQNLEQMKGDFYTQKFEAGKQDDTLIINMGPQHPSTHGVLRIVIEVDGEYIVRAEPVLGYLHRMHEKMGETQTWGGFIPNMGRVDYGHAMAWNWAYVGAVEKLMGIEIPERAEYLRVIMTEFNRLTSHLLWWGAYILDLGAFTPIMYAFDDREMLLDILQRPSASRLTYSNFRVGGVQMDLDDKCIEMMKAFIPHFRERLPMYKDLVTDNIILRRRIEGIGIMDQDMCRRYGCTGPVVRGAGVPYDLRKDEPYSVYDRFDFEIPTQDSCCSAGRYLVRVAEMEQSMRIIEQALEQLDSAEGKHIVDKAPKPSMKPPAGEAYFNVEGARGKIGIHAVSDGSKVPYRVKLRAPGFSNLSAFAEAATGTILADAVAILGSLDLIIPEIDR; translated from the coding sequence ATGTCGGCTTACCAAAATTTAGAACAGATGAAGGGTGACTTCTACACCCAGAAGTTCGAGGCCGGAAAGCAGGACGATACCTTGATCATCAACATGGGTCCGCAGCATCCGTCAACGCATGGCGTTCTGCGAATCGTGATCGAGGTGGACGGCGAATACATCGTCCGCGCCGAACCCGTCTTGGGTTACCTGCACCGCATGCATGAAAAAATGGGCGAGACCCAGACCTGGGGAGGCTTCATCCCCAACATGGGTCGCGTCGACTACGGACACGCCATGGCCTGGAACTGGGCCTACGTGGGCGCGGTCGAAAAACTGATGGGAATCGAGATTCCCGAAAGGGCGGAATACCTTCGCGTCATCATGACCGAATTCAACCGCCTGACTTCCCACCTGTTGTGGTGGGGGGCCTACATCCTCGACCTGGGCGCGTTCACCCCGATCATGTACGCGTTCGATGATCGTGAGATGTTGCTGGACATCCTGCAGAGGCCGTCGGCCTCCAGGCTGACCTACAGCAATTTCCGCGTCGGCGGGGTCCAGATGGATCTCGACGACAAGTGCATCGAGATGATGAAAGCGTTCATCCCGCACTTCAGGGAACGGCTCCCCATGTACAAGGACCTCGTCACGGACAACATCATTCTGCGTCGGCGCATCGAGGGCATCGGCATCATGGATCAGGACATGTGCCGCCGCTACGGCTGCACCGGTCCCGTGGTCCGCGGTGCGGGCGTTCCCTACGACCTGCGCAAGGACGAGCCGTACTCCGTGTATGATCGCTTCGACTTCGAAATCCCCACGCAGGATTCCTGCTGTTCGGCCGGGCGTTACCTGGTTCGTGTCGCGGAGATGGAGCAGTCCATGCGCATCATCGAGCAGGCTCTGGAGCAGCTGGACTCCGCCGAAGGCAAGCATATCGTGGACAAGGCTCCCAAGCCGTCCATGAAGCCGCCGGCGGGCGAGGCGTACTTCAACGTGGAAGGCGCACGAGGCAAGATCGGCATCCATGCCGTTTCCGACGGAAGCAAGGTCCCTTACCGCGTCAAGTTGCGCGCACCGGGCTTTTCCAATCTGAGCGCGTTCGCCGAGGCTGCCACGGGCACCATCCTGGCCGACGCCGTCGCCATCCTGGGAAGCCTTGACCTGATTATCCCCGAAATCGACAGGTAG
- a CDS encoding NADH-quinone oxidoreductase subunit C yields the protein MLQVLEGVATQCVAKQDKGATGHVWSVFLAPGQIVKAARKLYEAEYSLEDVLAMDFEEGFLVHYHFNRWNVEERIVLRVLVSRDNPVVPSIASIFQGAEWHERETRDFHGINFEGNPNLVPLLMPAEDVDVHPLVKTDKVRKSIKDVLSLGEVVTCSAEVEALFAAEEEAEEASDA from the coding sequence ATGTTGCAAGTGCTTGAAGGCGTGGCGACCCAATGCGTCGCCAAACAGGACAAGGGTGCGACCGGGCACGTCTGGTCCGTTTTCCTGGCACCCGGCCAGATCGTCAAGGCCGCCAGGAAGCTGTATGAAGCCGAGTATTCCCTCGAAGACGTCCTTGCCATGGACTTTGAAGAGGGATTTTTGGTGCACTATCATTTTAATAGGTGGAACGTTGAGGAACGGATCGTGCTCCGGGTCCTCGTCAGCCGGGACAACCCGGTGGTCCCGTCCATCGCTTCCATTTTCCAGGGTGCCGAGTGGCATGAGCGGGAGACCCGCGACTTCCACGGCATCAACTTCGAGGGCAATCCCAATCTCGTGCCGCTTCTGATGCCGGCCGAGGACGTGGACGTCCATCCGCTGGTCAAGACCGACAAGGTTCGCAAGTCCATCAAGGACGTGCTCAGCCTCGGCGAGGTCGTGACCTGCTCTGCGGAAGTGGAGGCATTGTTTGCAGCTGAGGAGGAGGCCGAGGAGGCCTCCGATGCGTAG
- a CDS encoding NADH-quinone oxidoreductase subunit B encodes MAAQDSVVQKEYLTAGNHHMDPPIVNLQLAQDIFDVCRSMSLWPMTFGLACCAIEMMATGMARFDMARFGAEVFRPSPRQSDVMIVAGTVTKKMAPSVVRLYEQMPGPKWVIAMGNCAISGGPFKIKDNYNVIEGVDTLIPVDVYVPGCPPRPEGLLEGFFELQRLITGKRWWPVAAKVEG; translated from the coding sequence ATGGCCGCGCAGGATTCAGTAGTGCAAAAGGAGTATCTGACGGCGGGCAACCATCATATGGACCCGCCCATCGTCAACCTCCAGTTGGCCCAGGACATTTTCGACGTCTGTCGATCCATGTCCCTGTGGCCCATGACCTTCGGGCTTGCGTGCTGCGCCATCGAGATGATGGCCACCGGCATGGCCCGGTTCGACATGGCCCGGTTCGGGGCGGAAGTCTTCCGGCCCTCCCCGCGTCAGTCGGACGTCATGATCGTGGCCGGCACCGTGACCAAGAAGATGGCTCCTTCGGTCGTCCGGCTGTATGAGCAGATGCCCGGACCCAAGTGGGTCATCGCCATGGGCAACTGTGCCATTTCCGGCGGTCCTTTCAAGATCAAGGACAACTACAACGTCATCGAGGGCGTGGATACGCTGATTCCCGTCGACGTGTACGTTCCCGGCTGTCCGCCCAGGCCCGAGGGGCTCCTGGAAGGTTTCTTCGAGCTGCAGCGCCTGATAACCGGCAAACGTTGGTGGCCCGTGGCCGCCAAGGTGGAGGGCTAG
- a CDS encoding NADH-quinone oxidoreductase subunit A translates to MVFDWLHFAIVLFLLAGLLFAVGPLILAVLLSPKARGGDVGMPYECGMVPYGSSWSRWGVSYYVYALIFLAFDVDVLYLFPVSAAYGDAEGVVPFVKVFIFLLFLILSVIYFWAKGVFTWPRRIQ, encoded by the coding sequence ATGGTTTTCGACTGGCTACATTTTGCTATCGTTCTGTTTTTGCTCGCCGGCCTGCTCTTTGCCGTCGGGCCCTTAATCCTAGCAGTGCTGCTCAGCCCCAAAGCACGGGGCGGGGATGTCGGTATGCCGTACGAGTGCGGCATGGTTCCCTATGGCAGCTCGTGGTCGAGGTGGGGCGTTTCCTATTATGTATACGCCCTGATCTTTCTCGCCTTCGATGTTGATGTCCTTTACCTGTTTCCGGTTTCCGCAGCCTACGGCGACGCCGAAGGCGTGGTTCCCTTTGTAAAGGTTTTCATCTTCCTGTTATTTCTTATTCTTTCCGTCATTTATTTTTGGGCGAAAGGGGTGTTTACATGGCCGCGCAGGATTCAGTAG
- a CDS encoding GGDEF domain-containing response regulator produces MTDPQKVLAVDDSKTNLALLKHMLSDVGCEVVTAESGQEAIRLVGETHFALILLDIQMPEMNGYEVASRIKEIERGRHVPIIFITAIFQDDENVRQGYETGAIDYLFRPVDVHMLTSKVKAFLQMHEQKVLLEEEIEQHRRTEAALSKAEEKYRSIFERAVEGIFQSTMEGEFLEVNPAMLRILGYETAEDLVGKPRMWAAVMADNEERQAYEEIFKRDGEVLKFEFHARRRDGEVIWCSANTRVVTEPNGSCFIEGVLEDITERKNIELELKRLAMVDSLTGIANRHRFFDRLEHALAVAKRYDETLAVLFIDLNEFKQVNDTYGHQAGDILLREVAERLQARTRESDTLARIGGDEFGLLLTGLNESDGAISVTQSLLQVMQEPFSIHGDAVTVSATIGISLYPDDGKDPVTLISRADAAMYGAKNTCKAQFGTFADCGVARQAE; encoded by the coding sequence ATGACCGATCCGCAGAAAGTCCTCGCAGTCGATGATTCGAAAACCAATCTGGCCCTGTTGAAACACATGCTCTCGGATGTGGGTTGTGAGGTCGTCACCGCCGAGAGCGGCCAGGAGGCCATCAGGTTGGTTGGGGAGACCCACTTCGCCCTGATCCTGCTCGACATCCAGATGCCGGAGATGAACGGCTACGAGGTCGCCTCCCGGATCAAGGAGATCGAAAGGGGAAGGCACGTCCCCATCATCTTCATCACCGCTATTTTCCAGGACGACGAGAACGTGCGCCAGGGATATGAAACGGGCGCCATCGACTACCTGTTCCGCCCGGTGGACGTCCATATGCTGACGAGCAAGGTCAAGGCCTTTCTCCAGATGCATGAGCAGAAGGTCCTGCTTGAAGAGGAAATCGAGCAGCACCGGCGCACCGAGGCGGCCCTGAGCAAGGCCGAGGAGAAGTACCGGTCCATCTTCGAGCGCGCCGTGGAGGGAATATTCCAGTCCACCATGGAGGGGGAATTCCTGGAGGTCAACCCGGCCATGTTGCGGATACTCGGCTATGAAACGGCCGAAGACCTGGTGGGCAAGCCCCGCATGTGGGCTGCGGTAATGGCCGACAACGAAGAGCGCCAGGCCTACGAGGAAATCTTCAAGCGCGACGGCGAGGTCCTCAAATTCGAATTTCACGCCAGGCGTCGTGACGGTGAGGTCATCTGGTGCTCGGCCAATACCCGGGTCGTAACCGAGCCCAACGGGTCCTGTTTCATCGAGGGCGTCCTGGAAGACATCACCGAACGCAAGAACATCGAGCTGGAACTCAAACGGCTGGCCATGGTGGACAGTCTGACCGGCATCGCCAACCGGCATCGGTTTTTCGACCGCCTCGAGCACGCCCTGGCCGTTGCCAAGCGGTATGACGAGACCCTGGCCGTGCTGTTCATCGATCTCAATGAATTCAAGCAGGTCAACGACACCTACGGCCATCAGGCCGGCGACATCCTGCTCCGCGAGGTCGCTGAACGGCTGCAGGCGCGTACCCGCGAATCCGACACCCTGGCCCGCATCGGCGGCGACGAGTTCGGCCTGCTGCTGACGGGCCTCAACGAGAGTGACGGCGCCATCTCCGTGACCCAGAGCCTCCTGCAGGTCATGCAGGAGCCCTTCAGCATCCACGGCGACGCCGTCACGGTCAGCGCCACCATCGGCATCAGCCTTTACCCGGACGACGGCAAGGACCCGGTCACGCTCATCAGCCGTGCCGACGCCGCCATGTACGGGGCCAAGAACACCTGCAAGGCCCAGTTCGGCACCTTCGCCGACTGCGGCGTCGCCAGGCAGGCCGAATAG
- a CDS encoding 2-phosphosulfolactate phosphatase yields MVVVIDVFRSASVGCYLVEQGVGEYLGAETLDQGRQLAAERGGLLLGEQQGVPFEDFDLFNSPSLLEGKDLAGKTVVHSTNAGIPGLFACADADEVITGSFVNAGAVVRYIRSRDPEQVTLVAVGTGGDIRAQEDMMCAMYIKNELEEYPNSFETLRSFLANVDSAEMFFDESRTDAPERDYELCMDIDRFDFVLRGERLESGGMVLKRINVELGESA; encoded by the coding sequence TTGGTGGTAGTTATCGACGTCTTCCGCTCCGCTTCGGTCGGTTGCTACCTCGTGGAACAAGGCGTTGGGGAGTACCTCGGCGCCGAGACCCTTGACCAGGGGCGTCAATTGGCCGCCGAACGGGGCGGTCTGCTCCTCGGAGAGCAGCAGGGCGTGCCGTTCGAGGATTTCGATCTCTTCAATTCCCCGTCCCTGCTGGAAGGCAAGGACCTGGCCGGAAAGACGGTGGTCCATTCGACCAATGCCGGTATCCCGGGGTTGTTCGCCTGCGCGGACGCCGACGAGGTGATCACCGGTTCCTTCGTCAATGCCGGGGCGGTGGTGCGCTACATTCGGAGCCGCGACCCGGAGCAGGTGACCTTGGTGGCAGTGGGCACCGGCGGCGACATCCGCGCCCAGGAAGACATGATGTGCGCCATGTACATAAAGAATGAGCTGGAAGAGTATCCGAACAGCTTCGAGACTCTCCGGTCGTTTCTGGCCAATGTGGACAGCGCCGAGATGTTTTTCGACGAGTCGAGGACCGATGCGCCTGAGCGGGATTATGAGTTGTGCATGGACATCGATCGATTCGACTTCGTGCTCAGGGGGGAACGGCTCGAGTCCGGCGGTATGGTTTTGAAAAGAATCAATGTTGAACTTGGCGAAAGTGCCTAG
- a CDS encoding UDP-glucuronic acid decarboxylase family protein, which translates to MKKKRVLVTGGSGFLGSHLCERLLVMGHEVICVDNFFTGSKSNIVHLLESPYFEIIRHDVTFPLYVEVDEIYNLACPASPIHYQHDPVQTTKTSVHGAINMLGLAKRVKAKIFQASTSEVYGDPTVHPQTEDYWGNVNPNGLRSCYDEGKRCAETLFFDYNRQHALRIKVGRIFNTYGPRMAMDDGRVVSNFVVQALRGEDITVYGQGDQTRSFCYVDDLVEGIVRFMERTPDEFTGPMNLGNPDEFTIRELAENVIEQVGSKSKIVFKPLPSDDPMQRRPDISLARKAIDWEPTIPLKQGLVKTIEYFDQVLKRQ; encoded by the coding sequence ATGAAGAAAAAACGCGTACTCGTCACCGGCGGCTCCGGGTTCCTCGGCTCGCATCTCTGCGAACGGCTCTTGGTCATGGGACACGAAGTCATATGCGTGGACAACTTCTTCACCGGAAGCAAGTCCAACATCGTCCACCTCCTGGAATCCCCGTATTTCGAGATCATCAGGCACGACGTCACCTTCCCCCTCTACGTGGAAGTGGACGAGATATACAACCTGGCCTGCCCGGCCTCCCCCATCCACTACCAGCACGACCCGGTGCAGACCACCAAGACCAGCGTGCACGGGGCCATCAACATGCTCGGCCTGGCCAAACGCGTGAAGGCCAAGATATTCCAGGCCTCCACCAGCGAGGTCTACGGCGACCCGACCGTGCACCCGCAGACCGAAGACTACTGGGGCAACGTCAACCCCAACGGCCTGCGCTCCTGCTATGACGAGGGCAAGCGATGCGCGGAGACGCTCTTCTTCGACTACAACCGGCAGCACGCCCTGCGCATCAAGGTGGGCCGCATCTTCAACACCTACGGCCCGCGCATGGCCATGGACGACGGCCGGGTGGTCTCCAACTTCGTGGTCCAGGCTCTGAGAGGCGAGGACATCACGGTCTACGGCCAGGGCGACCAGACCCGCAGCTTCTGCTATGTGGACGACCTGGTGGAGGGCATCGTCCGCTTCATGGAGCGGACGCCCGACGAATTCACCGGCCCCATGAACCTGGGCAACCCCGACGAATTCACCATCCGCGAGCTTGCCGAGAACGTCATCGAACAAGTGGGCAGCAAGTCCAAGATCGTGTTCAAGCCCCTGCCCTCGGACGACCCCATGCAGCGCCGCCCGGACATTTCCCTGGCCAGGAAGGCCATCGACTGGGAACCGACGATACCGCTCAAGCAGGGATTGGTGAAGACCATCGAGTACTTCGACCAGGTCCTCAAAAGGCAATAA
- a CDS encoding glycosyltransferase family 4 protein, producing MTNDVKKARLAVTMPRLSRYGGAESFAWRLSEALAARGYAVDFICARRETDAPEGVNPVVLGRFGVFRLIKVLWFAYAADKACRQGNYDLVFGMGKTLNQDILRIGGGPITKFWDLSQLAWPEGFARSFKMLRRRLSPGNWAIRVIDRIRLRRTPRVVAVSHLVRDWIVEAHPYLKKEDIDVIYNKPDLSRFSPIGEQGRNRLRATCNVSEYEVVIGTAATNFALKGIRHLVEMMTLLPEHFVLGVAGGRNPDKYLRLARELGVEKRIRFLGRVDNMVDFYRGVDIFVLATFYDACSNAVLEALACGCKVLSSSMNGSARFLPERWVFPDPSDTRNLARLVREVAKEDRPEPFVWPEDVPSGLEPFVEMVEKTLAEKK from the coding sequence ATGACGAATGATGTGAAAAAAGCGCGGCTGGCGGTGACCATGCCGAGGCTCAGCCGTTACGGCGGGGCCGAATCCTTTGCCTGGCGTCTGAGCGAGGCCCTGGCCGCGCGCGGTTACGCGGTGGACTTCATCTGCGCCCGGCGCGAGACCGATGCTCCCGAGGGCGTCAATCCCGTGGTCCTGGGCCGGTTCGGCGTGTTCCGCCTGATCAAGGTCCTGTGGTTCGCCTATGCCGCGGACAAGGCGTGCAGGCAGGGGAACTACGACCTGGTGTTCGGCATGGGCAAGACCCTGAACCAGGACATCCTGCGCATCGGCGGCGGCCCCATCACCAAGTTCTGGGACCTGTCCCAACTCGCCTGGCCCGAAGGGTTTGCCCGTTCCTTCAAGATGCTGCGCCGCAGGTTGTCGCCGGGCAACTGGGCCATCCGCGTCATCGACCGCATCCGTCTCAGGCGCACCCCGCGCGTGGTGGCCGTGTCCCACCTGGTGCGCGACTGGATCGTGGAGGCCCACCCCTACCTGAAGAAAGAGGACATCGACGTCATCTACAACAAGCCGGACCTGTCCCGTTTCTCGCCCATCGGCGAACAGGGGCGCAACCGGCTGCGGGCCACCTGCAACGTGTCCGAATACGAGGTGGTCATCGGCACGGCGGCCACGAATTTCGCCCTCAAGGGCATCCGCCATCTGGTGGAGATGATGACCCTGCTGCCCGAGCATTTCGTGCTGGGCGTGGCCGGGGGCCGCAACCCGGACAAGTACCTGCGCCTGGCGCGCGAGCTGGGCGTGGAGAAGCGAATCCGCTTCCTGGGCAGGGTTGACAACATGGTCGATTTCTACCGGGGTGTGGACATCTTCGTGCTGGCCACCTTCTACGACGCCTGCTCCAACGCCGTGCTCGAGGCCCTGGCCTGCGGCTGCAAGGTGTTGTCCAGCTCCATGAACGGCAGCGCCCGTTTCCTGCCCGAGCGCTGGGTGTTTCCCGATCCGTCGGATACGCGCAACCTGGCCCGCCTCGTCCGCGAGGTGGCCAAGGAGGACCGTCCCGAGCCGTTCGTCTGGCCCGAGGACGTGCCCTCCGGCTTGGAGCCGTTCGTGGAGATGGTCGAGAAGACCCTGGCCGAAAAGAAATAA
- a CDS encoding phosphatase PAP2 family protein: MFFSTPNFDLILLRLINRQWHSPLLDFIMPVLSSMAVLLVLMGVAATILVLKGGKRQAIYFLVLFAAMGLCDFSASIIKGQVFRVRPLNAIAETRYVDDNGQWQQRSPAFVRTKERGTSYPSAHAANTMTLAVLAMLLWPALKKWPLLLPVLVGYSRVYLGKHYPTDVLAGWLWGVVIAGSVWLVWRELERRFPPQDD, encoded by the coding sequence ATGTTTTTCTCCACACCGAATTTCGACCTCATTCTCCTCCGGCTCATCAACCGGCAGTGGCACTCGCCGCTCCTGGACTTCATCATGCCGGTCCTCTCGTCCATGGCCGTGCTCCTGGTGCTCATGGGCGTGGCCGCGACCATATTGGTCCTCAAGGGCGGGAAACGCCAGGCGATCTACTTTCTCGTCCTGTTCGCCGCCATGGGTCTGTGCGACTTCTCCGCCTCGATCATCAAGGGCCAGGTATTCCGCGTCAGGCCGCTCAACGCCATCGCCGAGACCCGGTATGTGGACGACAACGGCCAGTGGCAGCAACGGTCGCCCGCCTTTGTCCGGACCAAGGAGCGCGGCACCTCCTATCCGTCGGCCCACGCGGCCAACACAATGACCCTGGCCGTGCTGGCCATGCTGCTGTGGCCCGCGCTCAAAAAATGGCCGCTCCTGCTGCCCGTTCTGGTCGGCTATTCCCGCGTCTATCTCGGCAAGCACTACCCCACCGACGTCCTGGCGGGCTGGCTCTGGGGCGTCGTCATCGCCGGAAGCGTCTGGCTTGTCTGGCGTGAGCTGGAACGCCGCTTCCCGCCGCAGGACGATTAG
- a CDS encoding TVP38/TMEM64 family protein — protein sequence MSEKTNGSTMKSVKSLAKGLVMLLGLGLAVYLARAAGLGSMLEDTKWFNDHVLGSGPLSVVIFLAVGTAFTAVGLPRQLVGFLGGFAFGMFSGTLLATVASGLGCGVAAVYARMGGRELVERKFGHRLERVNRFLKHEPFNTALAIRLFPLGSNLITNLAAGVSSIPLMPFLLGSTIGYIPQNFIFALFGAGMNRESTMGVALSVGMSVVLFGVSGWLGIQVYRRYRKQSGALAEPED from the coding sequence ATGAGCGAAAAAACTAACGGTTCCACCATGAAATCCGTCAAGTCCCTGGCAAAGGGGCTGGTCATGCTGCTTGGCCTCGGCCTGGCCGTGTACCTGGCCCGGGCCGCCGGGCTGGGCTCCATGCTGGAGGACACCAAGTGGTTCAACGACCACGTGCTCGGGTCCGGCCCATTGTCCGTGGTCATCTTCCTGGCCGTGGGCACGGCCTTTACGGCGGTGGGGTTGCCCCGCCAGCTGGTCGGTTTTCTTGGCGGGTTCGCCTTCGGCATGTTCAGCGGTACGCTGCTGGCCACCGTGGCATCGGGGCTGGGTTGCGGTGTGGCCGCCGTCTACGCCCGCATGGGCGGGCGCGAGCTGGTGGAGCGCAAGTTCGGCCACCGGCTGGAAAGGGTGAACCGGTTCCTGAAACACGAACCGTTCAACACCGCCCTGGCAATCCGGCTTTTCCCGCTGGGCAGCAACCTGATCACCAACCTGGCCGCAGGAGTCAGCTCCATCCCGCTGATGCCGTTCCTCCTCGGTTCGACCATCGGCTATATTCCGCAGAATTTCATTTTCGCCCTGTTCGGCGCAGGCATGAATCGCGAGTCCACCATGGGTGTGGCCCTGTCCGTGGGCATGTCCGTGGTCTTGTTCGGGGTGTCGGGCTGGCTGGGAATCCAGGTCTACCGGCGTTATCGCAAACAGTCCGGGGCGCTGGCCGAGCCGGAGGACTAA
- a CDS encoding glycosyltransferase family 2 protein, whose protein sequence is MSNAEKFSVVLPVFNEQDNLAALFAEIRAAADSTGRPWEAVFVDDCSTDDSLSIIRKLAEDHPEVRYVAFAGNRGQSAAFCAGFDAADSDIVVTMDADLQNDPADIPDMLAAFGDGCEMVIGWRKKRRDTFIKRISSKIANKIRDSIVDDGVHDTGCSLKVMRRDMLMGLPRFRNMHRYFPILMKMQGARIREVKVNHRERGAGVSKYGTIDRALAGIYDLIGVKWLIKRHIGYTVKEKN, encoded by the coding sequence ATGAGCAACGCAGAAAAGTTTTCCGTTGTCCTGCCCGTTTTCAATGAGCAGGACAACCTCGCGGCCCTGTTCGCGGAGATCCGGGCGGCAGCCGATTCCACTGGCCGTCCCTGGGAGGCCGTATTCGTGGACGATTGCAGCACGGACGACTCCCTGTCCATCATCAGGAAACTGGCCGAGGACCACCCCGAGGTCCGGTACGTGGCCTTTGCCGGGAATCGCGGCCAGTCCGCCGCCTTCTGCGCCGGGTTTGACGCTGCGGATTCCGATATCGTCGTCACCATGGACGCGGACCTGCAAAACGATCCGGCGGACATTCCCGACATGCTGGCCGCCTTCGGGGACGGATGCGAGATGGTCATCGGCTGGCGCAAAAAGCGCAGGGACACCTTCATCAAGCGCATCTCCTCCAAGATCGCCAACAAGATCCGGGACTCCATCGTGGACGACGGCGTGCACGACACCGGCTGTTCGCTCAAGGTCATGCGCCGGGATATGCTCATGGGGCTGCCGCGCTTCAGGAACATGCACCGCTATTTCCCCATCCTCATGAAGATGCAGGGCGCGCGCATCCGTGAAGTGAAGGTCAATCACCGCGAGCGCGGGGCGGGGGTGTCCAAGTACGGCACCATCGACCGTGCCTTGGCCGGAATCTACGATCTCATCGGCGTCAAGTGGCTCATCAAGCGCCATATCGGCTACACGGTGAAAGAGAAGAACTAG
- a CDS encoding ABC transporter permease: protein MWNRIIALIIKELQQLLASRRNVMMLMMPLILQLAVFPFATTLEVHGATLAIMNEDQGAEAVELIQRYGAASAFSDVMYVRDEAALQQVIDGQRALIAIRVPPDFTKKVLSGEPVMLQALIDGRRSNAAQIAFAYIRQITSAFSQERTGSIPPATVVVRNVFNPNLHYKWFVLPSLVAIIATISCLLVTAMSLAREREEGTYDQLLVTPLTPAYIMLGKALPGILVSMTQSAIIALASVFVYGVPFTGAIWMLLLATFAYALSLSGIGLLISAFSASQQQAFMGVFSYMVPSVVLSGYLAPVENMPTFLRWVSAVNPLTHFIAMSKGIFLKSYDFQAIAPDLLALFAISAVTLFTAHTVFWRQTKT from the coding sequence GTGTGGAACCGGATAATTGCCCTCATCATCAAGGAACTGCAACAGCTCCTGGCATCCCGGCGGAACGTCATGATGCTCATGATGCCGCTGATTCTGCAGCTTGCCGTGTTTCCCTTCGCCACCACGCTTGAGGTGCACGGCGCGACCCTGGCCATCATGAACGAGGACCAGGGCGCCGAGGCCGTGGAACTCATTCAGCGGTACGGCGCGGCCTCGGCGTTTTCCGATGTCATGTATGTTCGGGACGAGGCGGCTCTGCAGCAGGTCATCGACGGGCAGCGGGCGCTGATCGCCATCAGGGTGCCGCCCGATTTCACGAAAAAGGTCCTGTCCGGCGAGCCGGTCATGTTGCAGGCGCTGATCGACGGCCGTCGTTCCAATGCGGCGCAGATAGCCTTTGCGTACATTCGGCAGATAACCTCGGCGTTCTCGCAGGAACGGACCGGCTCGATACCGCCCGCCACCGTGGTCGTGCGCAACGTCTTCAATCCGAATCTTCATTACAAGTGGTTCGTGCTGCCCAGCCTGGTGGCCATCATCGCCACCATCAGCTGCCTGCTGGTGACGGCCATGTCCCTGGCCCGCGAACGGGAGGAGGGGACCTACGACCAACTGCTCGTCACCCCCCTTACCCCGGCCTACATCATGCTCGGCAAGGCCCTCCCCGGCATACTGGTGTCCATGACCCAGAGCGCGATCATCGCCCTGGCCTCGGTCTTCGTCTACGGCGTTCCTTTCACCGGGGCGATCTGGATGCTGCTCCTGGCCACTTTCGCCTACGCCCTGTCCCTGTCCGGGATCGGCCTGCTCATCTCCGCCTTTTCCGCCAGCCAGCAGCAGGCCTTCATGGGGGTCTTCAGCTACATGGTTCCCTCGGTGGTCCTGTCCGGCTACCTGGCTCCGGTGGAGAACATGCCCACGTTCCTGCGCTGGGTCAGCGCGGTCAACCCGCTGACCCACTTCATTGCCATGTCCAAGGGGATATTCCTCAAGAGCTATGATTTCCAGGCCATAGCGCCAGACCTGCTGGCATTGTTCGCCATCTCCGCCGTGACCCTGTTCACGGCCCACACGGTATTCTGGCGGCAGACCAAGACATGA